The following nucleotide sequence is from Vibrio fluvialis.
CTTATTGTAATCGTTTCCAGTGACGTGTCACGTGCGTCAGGTAACAACTCTGGAAACGGAGGGAGAGTGTGCTTGCTTTGCCGGAGCACTATTGCGCGCTGTTTTGCATCCAGAACAGAATGAAACCGACCCAACTGGCGATAAGCAGCCCCCACGGCAGCCATTGCAGGTTTTTGGATAGCGTTACTTCGTCTTCGTAACCAATCTCGGAATCAATGTCTTCGTGTATGGCAGGTTGTTTGGTTCTCAGTGCTTTTTTACGAGCGCGATCGGCCTGGCGGTGTTTTTCTTTTTGCTGTTTTTTATACAGCGCAATGCCTTTTTCAATGCCTTGTGCAATCAGCTTGGTCTGCTCTTTGGTCTGGCCCGGCTTTTGAGTCGCCTTCGCTACTTTCATCGCTTCTTGTTGGGTTTGTGGCGATGGAACAATTTTATTGGTCATGCTTGGTGTCCCTTAAGTTTTGCCTAGAGTATCACGGTCGCAGTTTGTCACCAAAATCTCATACTCACGTATAGCTATTTGAAATCATTGCGCTAAAGTGGAAGGCAATAACCAACAGCGAAAGAACAACGTGCGTTACACCATCGAACAATATGATACCCACGGATATCTCAAGGCTCCAACCTGGTTGTGGCTGGGATGGCTGTTTCTGGCGCGAGCCTGGATTGTGTTCGTGGTTGCAGGCGTGAGCCGCGACAGTGGTTCGCAGATTCTGAGTTTCGTTTATCCCGGTAATGCGGCGCTTTACATCGGGCTGGTGGCGGGCGTGCCGGGGATTGCACTAATGTGGCTGATCAGTCTGCGTCATCCGGAGCGGCGTTGGATTAATGCGTTGTTTCGAACCGGGCGCTGGCTGACGCTGCTGACAGCGAGCGTGCAGTTTATTCAGACGGGCTACCATGTCTACCTGCAACACGGAGCTTTTCATTGGGCGAATGCGCTTACCTTGTTGATTTTATTATGGTTAATTTTATACGTTTATCGCAGCCGCAGTGTGCGTGACTGTTTTTTGTCGCCGCTGATGGCTAAGCCATGATCGGTATCAAGACGTAGAATGAATTTGAAGCATACCCTTTGTCGTATCGGGTACACACTGAGCAAAAAAGAAAAAGTGAGGACTTAACATGTCAACGCCACAGTCGGCTATTTTGCCAGAAGCGGAGCCATTTGCTCTGTACAGCATATTAAAAATTAAACGCAACCACGCACAGGTTCTTGCTCAGTTGCAAGCACTGCCTGCTCTGGTGGATGAAGTGAATGCCAATCAACCGGGCGCAGAACTGACGCTCTCTGTCGCCTTCACCAAAGCTTTCTGGCAACGCTTTGAAGCCCCGATGCCAGAAGAGCTGATCGATTTCCCGGTGTTGGGCGAAGGCAGCACTATGGCACCGAGTACCGATGTCGACGTACTGATCCATTGCCACTCAAAGCGCCACGACCTGCTGTTTTATGTCATGCGTAAATGTCTGACCGAAATCGCTGAAGATGTTGATGTCGTTGATGAAACCTACGGTTTCCGCTATCTGGACGCCCGTGACATGACGGGCTTTATCGATGGCACTGAAAACCCGAAAGAGGAAAAACGTCGTGAAGTCGCGATTGTGGCGGACGGTGAGTTCGCTGGCGGCAGCTATGTGATGGTGCAGCGCTTTGTGCACAATCTGCCAGCGTGGAGCCGCCTCAACGTCTCTGCGCAGGAAAAAGTGATTGGCCGTACTAAACCGGATTCGGTGGAACTGGACAATGTTCCCGCTGCGTCACACGTTGGCCGCGTCGATATTAAAGAAGAAGGTAAAGGGCTGAAAATTCTGCGCCACAGTCTGCCGTATGGCAGCGCCAGTGGCGATCATGGCCTGCTGTTTATTGCCTACTGCCACACACTGCACAACATCAAAACCATGATGGAAAGTATGTACGGCGTGACCGATGGTAAAACTGACCAACTGCTGCGTTTTACGCAGGCGGTGACGGGGGCATACTTCTTTGCGCCATCACAAGAGATGCTGCAAGCACTCAGCCTCAAAGCGTAGTTGGCGTTCAGACTCCCAAAGCCAGGCTCACAGCCTGGCTTTTTTGTTCTAAAGATTCCCCATTCCCGGCCGATAGTCCTGCTAGAAGAGAAATAACCCCAAGGACTCTGTCACGCACATGGCTATCACGGTAAACACTAATGTCTCAGCGCTGGTCGCGCAGCGGCATTTAAACACCGCGACCGATTTGCTCAATCAGTCGTTGGAGCGGTTGTCTTCCGGTAAACGGATCAACAGCGCCAAAGACGATGCGGCAGGGCTGCAAATTTCCAATCGCCTTGAATCCCAGATGCGCGGCCTTGATGTGGCTGTACGCAATGCCAACGATGGCATTTCCATCATGCAAACCGCTGAAGGCGCGATGCAAGAAACCACCAACTTACTGCAACGCATGCGAGATCTCTCATTACAGTCGGCCAATGGCTCGAACAGTAAAGCGGAGCGCGTAGCATTACAGGAAGAAATGGGGGCTTTGAACGATGAAATGAACCGAATCGCCGAAACAACCTCTTTTGGTGGTCGAAAATTGCTCAACGGTTCGTTTGGTCAAACCTCATTCCAAATTGGCGCATCATCCGGAGAAGCGGTGCAGGTGTCGCTCAAGAACATGCGCTCTGATGACCTCAATATGGGCGGATTTAGTTATGTGGCTGCCGGCGAGGCCGACAGCCAATGGCAGGTGGGGCAAGGGCGTAACCAATTAACCATTTCGTATGTCAATGCGCGGGGTGAGGATGAGCAAATTCACATTCACGCCAAGCAGGGAGACGATATAGAACAGTTAGCCACTTACATCAACGGACAGACGGATAAAGTGTCTGCATCGGTTAATGAGAAAGGCCAGCTGCAAATCTATATGGCAGGCAAAGAAACCGCAGGCACCTTGTCTTTCAGCGGCAGTCTAGCGGACGAATTGCAGATGAACCTTAAAGGCTATGAAGCCGTCGATAACCTCGACATTACCTCTGTTGGCGGTGCCCAGCGCGCAGTCTCAGTGCTGGATACGGCAATGAAGTATGTCGACAGCCATCGTGCGGAGCTGGGAGCGCTGCAAAACCGCTTTGGACATGCGGTCAGCAACCTGGACAACGTGCATGAAAACCTCGCTGCATCGAACAGCCGAATCAAAGATGCCGATTACGCCAAAGAAACCACGCAAATGATCAAGCAACAGATTCTGCAACAAGTGGGGACATCAATATTGGCGCAGGCGAAAAATCAACCAAACGTAGCGCTGACGCTGCTTAGCGGCTAAGTGAAACTGAGTTGTATCGACGCGCTTTGTAAAAGCTTTAGCAATAAAAATGACTTTTTTACCTATTTTCTTTCTTTCATCACGTTTGCTCTGCCAATGGAAGTTTTTTCAAAAAAATCTTAAAAATTTCCTAAAGGTTTTTCAGGCCGAGCCGTTAAAGAAAGTAACTTTGAGAGAACTACTTGGTTTTCCGAGACGTCGGAAACCGGAAACATCGGAAAATCAATTGGAGAAATCACCATGGCAGTGAATGTAAATACCAACGTATCAGCAATGACAGCACAACGTTACCTGAACAGCGCAAGCAGCGCTCAGCAAACGTCAATGGAACGTCTGTCTTCTGGCTTTAAAATCAACAGCGCAAAAGATGACGCTGCAGGTCTGCAAATTTCTAACCGCTTGAACGTACAAAGCCGCGGTCTGGATGTAGCAGTACGTAACGCGAATGACGGTATTTCAATTGCGCAAACTGCAGAAGGTGCGATGAACGAAACCACCAACATCCTGCAACGTATGCGTGACCTGTCTCTGCAATCATCTAACGGCTCAAACTCTAAATCAGAGCGCGTAGCGATTCAGGAAGAAGTAACTGCACTGAACGACGAACTGAACCGTATCGCAGAAACCACTTCATTCGGTGGTAACAAGCTGCTGAACGGCACATTCCAAACCAAATCTTTCCAGATTGGTGCGGACAACGGTGAAGCCGTGATGCTGTCTCTGAAAGACATGCGCAGCGACAACCGTATGATGGGTGGTACAAGCTACCAGGCTGAAAACGCGAAAGACAAAAACTGGATCGTTGAGCAAGGTAAAAACGACCTGACCATCACTCTGAACGATGACAAAGGTAACGAGCAGTCGATCAACATCAACGCGAAAGCGGGCGATGACATCGAAGAGCTGGCGACTTACATCAACGGTCAGACAGACATGGTAAAAGCGTCTGTGAACGAAAAAGGCCAACTACAAGTCTTCGCAGGTAACAACAAAGTTTCTGGCGACGTATCGTTCAGCGGCGGTCTGGCTGGTGAGCTGGGCATGAAAGAAGGCAAGCAAGTGACAGTCGACAACATTGACGTGACCAGCGTTGGTGGTGCTCAAGAGTCAGTTGCGATTGTGGATGCCGCGCTGAAATATGTAGACAGCCACCGTGCAGAACTGGGTGCGTTCCAGAACCGTTTCAACCACGCGATCAGCAACTTGGACAACATTAACGAAAACGTGAATGCGTCTAAGAGCCGTATCAAAGATACTGATTTCGCGAAAGAAACAACGGCACTGACCAAGTCTCAGATTCTTTCTCAGGCATCAAGCTCTGTTCTTGCTCAAGCAAAACAAGCGCCACAAGCAGCACTGAGCCTGCTGGGTTAATCCCCAACACTAAACAGAAAAATCCAGCTTCGGCTGGATTTTTTTATGCCTGAAATTTTGTGTTTGCCATCACGTTTTTCGTTCAAATCGAAATTAATTAAAAAAAAGCCAATTTTTTTCCTAAAGGATATGAATCTCTCGCCGTTAAAGGATACGAGAGAAATGAGGTGTGCCGACGAGAGGTGAGAGACTCGAAGGCACGCTAACTATCCGCCTAAGGAGATCAACAATATGGCAATCAACGTAAATACTAACGTTTCGGCGATGACCGCCCAGCGTTACCTAAACGGTGCAGCTGACGGCGTACAGAAGTCTATGGAACGTCTGTCTTCGGGCTACCGCATTAACAGCGCGAAAGACGACGCTGCAGGCTTACAGATTTCAAACCGCTTATCTTCTCAAAGTCGTGGTTTGGACATGGCTGTACGTAACGCCAATGATGGTATCTCTATTGCACAAACCGCTGAGGGTGCAATGAATGAGAGCACCAACATTCTGCAACGTATGCGTGACCTGGCGCTGCAATCGTCTAACGGCTCGAACTCAAGTTCTGAACGTAAAGCGATTCAGGAAGAAGTTTCAGCCCTGAACGATGAGCTGAACCGTATTGCAGAAACAACCTCTTTCGGTGGTAACAAACTGCTGAACGGCACATTCGGCAGCAAATCATTCCAAATCGGCGCAGACTCTGGCGAAGCAGTGAACCTGACTATGGGTAACCTGCGTTCAGACAACGCGGCGATGGGCGGTAAATCTTACCGTGCACAGGAAGGCAAAGCGGCAGACTGGACAGTCGGCGACGCGAAAGACCTGACTCTGAATTATACTGACAAACAAGGCGAAGCCCGCGAAC
It contains:
- a CDS encoding DUF2956 domain-containing protein — translated: MTNKIVPSPQTQQEAMKVAKATQKPGQTKEQTKLIAQGIEKGIALYKKQQKEKHRQADRARKKALRTKQPAIHEDIDSEIGYEDEVTLSKNLQWLPWGLLIASWVGFILFWMQNSAQ
- a CDS encoding flagellin — protein: MAITVNTNVSALVAQRHLNTATDLLNQSLERLSSGKRINSAKDDAAGLQISNRLESQMRGLDVAVRNANDGISIMQTAEGAMQETTNLLQRMRDLSLQSANGSNSKAERVALQEEMGALNDEMNRIAETTSFGGRKLLNGSFGQTSFQIGASSGEAVQVSLKNMRSDDLNMGGFSYVAAGEADSQWQVGQGRNQLTISYVNARGEDEQIHIHAKQGDDIEQLATYINGQTDKVSASVNEKGQLQIYMAGKETAGTLSFSGSLADELQMNLKGYEAVDNLDITSVGGAQRAVSVLDTAMKYVDSHRAELGALQNRFGHAVSNLDNVHENLAASNSRIKDADYAKETTQMIKQQILQQVGTSILAQAKNQPNVALTLLSG
- a CDS encoding flagellin; the encoded protein is MAVNVNTNVSAMTAQRYLNSASSAQQTSMERLSSGFKINSAKDDAAGLQISNRLNVQSRGLDVAVRNANDGISIAQTAEGAMNETTNILQRMRDLSLQSSNGSNSKSERVAIQEEVTALNDELNRIAETTSFGGNKLLNGTFQTKSFQIGADNGEAVMLSLKDMRSDNRMMGGTSYQAENAKDKNWIVEQGKNDLTITLNDDKGNEQSININAKAGDDIEELATYINGQTDMVKASVNEKGQLQVFAGNNKVSGDVSFSGGLAGELGMKEGKQVTVDNIDVTSVGGAQESVAIVDAALKYVDSHRAELGAFQNRFNHAISNLDNINENVNASKSRIKDTDFAKETTALTKSQILSQASSSVLAQAKQAPQAALSLLG
- a CDS encoding Dyp-type peroxidase produces the protein MSTPQSAILPEAEPFALYSILKIKRNHAQVLAQLQALPALVDEVNANQPGAELTLSVAFTKAFWQRFEAPMPEELIDFPVLGEGSTMAPSTDVDVLIHCHSKRHDLLFYVMRKCLTEIAEDVDVVDETYGFRYLDARDMTGFIDGTENPKEEKRREVAIVADGEFAGGSYVMVQRFVHNLPAWSRLNVSAQEKVIGRTKPDSVELDNVPAASHVGRVDIKEEGKGLKILRHSLPYGSASGDHGLLFIAYCHTLHNIKTMMESMYGVTDGKTDQLLRFTQAVTGAYFFAPSQEMLQALSLKA
- a CDS encoding DUF2919 domain-containing protein, yielding MRYTIEQYDTHGYLKAPTWLWLGWLFLARAWIVFVVAGVSRDSGSQILSFVYPGNAALYIGLVAGVPGIALMWLISLRHPERRWINALFRTGRWLTLLTASVQFIQTGYHVYLQHGAFHWANALTLLILLWLILYVYRSRSVRDCFLSPLMAKP
- a CDS encoding flagellin, whose protein sequence is MAINVNTNVSAMTAQRYLNGAADGVQKSMERLSSGYRINSAKDDAAGLQISNRLSSQSRGLDMAVRNANDGISIAQTAEGAMNESTNILQRMRDLALQSSNGSNSSSERKAIQEEVSALNDELNRIAETTSFGGNKLLNGTFGSKSFQIGADSGEAVNLTMGNLRSDNAAMGGKSYRAQEGKAADWTVGDAKDLTLNYTDKQGEARELTITAKKGDDLEEVATYINGQSDDVKASVGEDGKLQLFASSQKVTGDVTIGGDLGSEIGFGAAQDVTVKDIDVTSVAGSQEAVAVLDGALKSVDSQRASLGAFQNRFGHAISNLDNINENVNASRSRIKDTDYARETTAMTKSQILQQASTSVLAQAKQSPSAALSLLG